The following is a genomic window from Pseudomonas purpurea.
CCGTAAAGAACTGGGCCGTTTCGACCTGTCCGAGAAAGGTCGCCACACCGGCATCGTCATGGCCTATCTGGCCCGCAATGCAGGCGGCTGGGATTTCACCACCGTGGGCGAAGTCACCAACGGCCGTACCGCAGACGACCTGGTTGACCTGGCAATCGCGGCGGTGCGCACATGACAAACCTGGCTCCTGGCGCGAATGCTCCGGTAGCCACGGGCCAGCTGACGGTTACCGTCAGCTTCTCCCAGCTCCCGGGCGCAGACATTGATGTATCGGCGTTTGTACTGAACGACGCGGGCAAAGTCCGCGGCGATCAGGACATGTGTTTCTACGGACAAAAAAGCGTCAATAACGGGGCCGTCCAACTGACGGAAACGGCCGCTGGCCGTACAGTTTTCACCCTGGATCTGAGCAAGATCGACGCTGTCGTGGAAAAAGTCGCCCTGACGGCCACCATCTACGAAAACAAGGCGCGGTTCGACAGCGTTTCCCACCTGTCGTTGAGTGTCAGCGGTGGGATCGAAGCCAGTATTCCTACCAACGGAATGCAGGAAACCGCACTGATCCTCGGCGAGTTTTACCGTCGCCAGGGTGCCTGGAAGTTCCGCTGTGTCGCCCAAGGGTTTGCCGGTGGCCTGGAGCCCCTGGCTAAACACTTTGGTGTTGAAGTCGCAGCGCCATCTCCAACGCCAACACCTGCTCCGACGCCAGCGCCGGCAGCGGTCAAGTCCAGCATCAGCCTGAGCAAGATCACCCTGGACAAGACCCGCTCCAGCATCAGCCTGGAAAAGGGCAGCAGCGATTTCGGCGAGATCAAGATCAACCTGAACTGGAACCGTGCCAGCAATGGCGGCGGTGGCGGCTTCTTCTCGCGCCTGAAGTCCGATGCCATCGACCTGGACGTCGGTTGCCTGTTCGAACTCGCCGACGGTTATAAAGGTGCCGTGCAGGCCCTGGGTAACTCGTTCGGTGATTTCAACAATGAACCGTACATCCAGTTGATGGGCGATGACCGGACCGGTTCGGTCAGCGACGGCGAATGGCTGCGCATCAACGGCAAGCAGTGGAAAGACATCAAACGCATCCTGGTGTACGCCTTCATTTACGAAGGCGCGCCGAACTGGAAGGCCACCGATGGGGTTGTGACCATCTATGTGCCGGGCCAGCCGCCGATTGAAGTGCGGGTCAGCGAGGAAGGTGGACGCCAGGGCATGTGTGCAATCGCACTCCTGGAAAACGACGCAGGCGCGGTCAAGGTCTCCCGTCGGGTCGACTTCTTCCGTGGGCACTCCGACATGGACAAGGCTTACGGCTGGGGCATGAAGTGGTCCGCAGGGTCCAAATAAATCATCAGCACCGCGGGGCCTTCCGGCCCCGCGTATTGGGAGAATCAAAATGCTCGAATGGTTGAAGACAAATGCCACAGCGGCACGCGACAAACTGGCCAGCGAAGTCACCAAGTTCAAGAACCGTGAGTTCATGGACGCCGTGGTCGCCGGTTGTGCACTGGTCGCGGCAGCCGATGGCGACATCAGCTCCGAAGAAAAACAGAAAATGATGGGTTACATCCAGAACTCGCAAGAGCTCAAGGTGTTCGACGCCAAGGATGTCATCAAATCGTTCCAGGAAATTTGCGGCAAGTTTGAATTCGACAACGCCATCGGCCGTGCCGAAGCGTTGAAGGTCATCGCAAAAATCAAAAGCAAACCAGACGCAGCGCGTCTGTTGGTTCGCGTTTGCTGCGCAATCGGGGGTGCCGACGGTTCCTTCGACGAAAGCGAACGTGCTGTTTGCCGCTCCATCTGCAATGAGCTGGGCCTGAGCCCCGCTGACTTCGATCTCTAAGGTAAACACCTGTGGAAAATACTGCTCTGGGCTTCCCGCCCCTCACCATCGCGGTCTTCGTAGGCCTGGCCTTGTCGGCCATGGTCCTCGACATGCTGACCCACCGGGGTGACAAGCCGGTCTCGCTCACCAAAGCCGCTGTCTGGTCGGTGTTCTGGGTTCTGATTTCCCTGGGCTTCGCCGGTTATCTGTATGTCGAACACGGCCCGTCTGTGGCCAGCCTGTTCATCACCGGCTACGCCCTGGAGAAAGTCCTGAGCGTGGACAATCTGTTTGTGTTCATGGCGATCTTCGCCTGGTTCAAGATCCCGGATGGCCTGCGCCACCGTGTTCTGTACTGGGGCATTATCGGCGCGATCGTCTTCCGCCTGATCTTCGTGGCCATCGGTACCGGTCTGCTGATGTTCGGCCCGTGGGTCGAGGTGATCTTTGCCCTGATCGTCGGCTGGACCGCGGTCATGATGCTCAGAGCGGGCGGTGACGACGAAGAGGAAGAGGACTACTCCAAGCACATGGCCTACCGCTTCGCCGCGAAACTGTTCCCGGTATGGCCAAAACTGCATGGCCATAACTTCTTCGTGCGTCGTTCGGTCCTTGAAAAAGAGCTGAACAAACCCGAGAACAAGGGCATCAGCCTGCCGGTCAAAGGCGCACTGTTCGCCACGCCGCTGTTCCTTTGCGTATTCGTGATGGAAATCTCCGACGTGCTGTTCGCCTTCGACTCGGTACCGGCAGTTATTGCGGTCAGCCGTGAACCGTTGATCGTGTACTCGGCTATGCTGTTCGCGATTCTGGGCCTGCGGACCATGTACTTCGTCCTCGAAGCACTGAAACGCTACCTGGTGCACCTGGAGAAAGCCGTCATCGCACTGCTGTTCTTCATTGCCGCCAAACTGGGCCTCAATGCAACCGATCACCTGTTTCACCACGGTTACAGCATCGATGCCAACACCAGCCTGTTTGTCGTGCTGATCGTGCTGGCCATCGGTATCGTCGCCAGCCTGATCTTCCCTGCAAAGGAAGACGAGGCAGAAAACGCTTAAGTCCAAACCTAAAGGAGTAACAGAGAAATGGCACTGACCCTTCAGAAAGGCGGAAACCTGTCCCTTTCGAAAACCGACCCTTCGCTGACCAAGATTCTGGTCGGTCTGGGCTGGGACCCACGCGCTACAGACGGAGCTGAATTCGATTTGGACGCCAGTGCATTTCTGCTTGGCGCCAACGGCAAGGTACGTAGCGACGCGGACTTCATTTTCTACAATCAGCTCAAAAGTGCTGATGGCTCGGTTGAACACACCGGCGACAACCGTACCGGCGCCGGCGACGGTGACGACGAAGTGGTCAAGGTCGACCTGAGCCGTGTACCGGCTGACGTCGACAAAATTGCCTTCACCGTGACCATCCACGACGCTGAAGCACGCAAGCAGAACTTCGGCCAAGTGGGCAATGCGTTCATCCGCATCGTCAACGAAGTGACTGGCGCTGAAATCGTTCGTTATGACCTGGCCGAAGACGCCAGCGTTGAAACCGCAATGATCTTCGCCGAGCTGTACCGCAACAATGGCGAGTGGAAATTCCGTGCTGTCGGCCAAGGTTATGCCGGTGGCCTGAAAGCTACCGCCAACCAATACGGCATGAGCTTCTAAGCTGTCCCACCCCATTTAAAAGAGGAATCAATCATGGCGGTAAGTCTGAGCAAAGGCGGCAACGTTTCCCTGTCCAAAGAGGCTCCGGGCCTGACCGAAGTCATCGTGGGCCTGGGTTGGGATCCGCGCGTGACCGACGGTCAAGAGTTCGACCTGGACGCTTCGATCTTCATCGTTGGCGAAAATGGCAAAGTCCTCGATGACAACAGCTTCATTTTCTACAACAACAAGAAGTCTGCCGATGGCAGCGTCGAGCACCTGGGCGACAACCGCTCCGGCGCAGGCGAAGGTGACGACGAGCAGGCAGTGGTCAAGCTGACCTCCCTGGCAGCCGCCGTCCAGAAGCTGGTGTTCGCGGTCACTATCCACGACGCTGAAGCCCGCAAGCAAAGCTTCGGCCAGGT
Proteins encoded in this region:
- a CDS encoding TerD family protein; protein product: MALTLQKGGNLSLSKTDPSLTKILVGLGWDPRATDGAEFDLDASAFLLGANGKVRSDADFIFYNQLKSADGSVEHTGDNRTGAGDGDDEVVKVDLSRVPADVDKIAFTVTIHDAEARKQNFGQVGNAFIRIVNEVTGAEIVRYDLAEDASVETAMIFAELYRNNGEWKFRAVGQGYAGGLKATANQYGMSF
- a CDS encoding TerD family protein, which encodes MAVSLSKGGNVSLSKEAPGLTEVIVGLGWDPRVTDGQEFDLDASIFIVGENGKVLDDNSFIFYNNKKSADGSVEHLGDNRSGAGEGDDEQAVVKLTSLAAAVQKLVFAVTIHDAEARKQSFGQVSNAYIRVVNKADGKELARYDLSEDASTETAMIFGELYRNGAEFKFKAIGQGFAGGLKPLAEAHGVSIG
- a CDS encoding TerC/Alx family metal homeostasis membrane protein translates to MENTALGFPPLTIAVFVGLALSAMVLDMLTHRGDKPVSLTKAAVWSVFWVLISLGFAGYLYVEHGPSVASLFITGYALEKVLSVDNLFVFMAIFAWFKIPDGLRHRVLYWGIIGAIVFRLIFVAIGTGLLMFGPWVEVIFALIVGWTAVMMLRAGGDDEEEEDYSKHMAYRFAAKLFPVWPKLHGHNFFVRRSVLEKELNKPENKGISLPVKGALFATPLFLCVFVMEISDVLFAFDSVPAVIAVSREPLIVYSAMLFAILGLRTMYFVLEALKRYLVHLEKAVIALLFFIAAKLGLNATDHLFHHGYSIDANTSLFVVLIVLAIGIVASLIFPAKEDEAENA
- a CDS encoding TerD family protein, producing MTNLAPGANAPVATGQLTVTVSFSQLPGADIDVSAFVLNDAGKVRGDQDMCFYGQKSVNNGAVQLTETAAGRTVFTLDLSKIDAVVEKVALTATIYENKARFDSVSHLSLSVSGGIEASIPTNGMQETALILGEFYRRQGAWKFRCVAQGFAGGLEPLAKHFGVEVAAPSPTPTPAPTPAPAAVKSSISLSKITLDKTRSSISLEKGSSDFGEIKINLNWNRASNGGGGGFFSRLKSDAIDLDVGCLFELADGYKGAVQALGNSFGDFNNEPYIQLMGDDRTGSVSDGEWLRINGKQWKDIKRILVYAFIYEGAPNWKATDGVVTIYVPGQPPIEVRVSEEGGRQGMCAIALLENDAGAVKVSRRVDFFRGHSDMDKAYGWGMKWSAGSK
- a CDS encoding tellurite resistance TerB family protein, with product MLEWLKTNATAARDKLASEVTKFKNREFMDAVVAGCALVAAADGDISSEEKQKMMGYIQNSQELKVFDAKDVIKSFQEICGKFEFDNAIGRAEALKVIAKIKSKPDAARLLVRVCCAIGGADGSFDESERAVCRSICNELGLSPADFDL